In Chryseobacterium camelliae, one DNA window encodes the following:
- a CDS encoding TIGR04139 family peptide modification target, which translates to MKKLTGMKNNFSSLENKRLQNLNKILGGQVDGGATAINYVETNKGDCPDKETWKDHKLVNTLIVGDC; encoded by the coding sequence ATGAAAAAGTTAACAGGGATGAAGAATAATTTTTCTTCATTAGAAAACAAGAGATTACAAAATCTGAACAAGATTCTAGGAGGGCAAGTAGATGGTGGAGCTACAGCTATTAATTATGTAGAAACTAATAAAGGAGATTGTCCAGATAAAGAAACATGGAAAGATCATAAATTAGTAAATACTTTAATAGTTGGAGATTGCTAA
- the gwsG gene encoding grasp-with-spasm system ATP-grasp peptide maturase, with amino-acid sequence MTMLQKSLESKKHISKESNSDINKLLVLEEARKIGLLVPDFFLAEDTNEVVLNDTIIKTIAGNPMIDNLNSKTDGIMYTTTIQDYEHNDFFITFFQDKIEKDYEIRSFYLNRKIWSMAIFSQNDEKTKTDFRRYNLERPNRNVRYNLPEDIEKKMQLLMLKLDLNCGSFDFIKNGDHYYFLEINTVGQFLGLSHICNYSLEKEIAEYL; translated from the coding sequence ATGACTATGTTACAAAAATCTTTAGAATCTAAAAAGCATATCAGTAAAGAAAGTAATAGTGATATCAACAAGCTTCTCGTGTTAGAAGAGGCACGAAAAATAGGCTTACTTGTACCAGATTTTTTTTTAGCAGAGGATACTAATGAAGTCGTATTAAATGATACAATTATAAAAACAATAGCCGGCAATCCTATGATCGATAACCTCAATAGTAAAACTGACGGGATAATGTATACTACGACAATACAGGATTACGAGCATAACGATTTCTTTATCACATTCTTTCAGGATAAAATTGAAAAAGATTATGAAATACGAAGCTTTTATCTGAATAGAAAAATTTGGTCTATGGCAATTTTCTCTCAAAATGATGAGAAAACCAAGACTGATTTTAGAAGATATAATCTCGAGCGGCCCAATAGGAATGTAAGATATAATTTACCTGAAGATATTGAGAAGAAAATGCAATTGTTAATGCTGAAATTAGACTTAAACTGTGGTTCATTCGATTTTATTAAAAATGGAGATCATTACTACTTTTTAGAAATAAATACTGTAGGACAATTTTTGGGATTATCTCATATCTGTAATTACTCATTGGAAAAAGAAATAGCTGAATATTTATGA
- the gwsS gene encoding grasp-with-spasm system SPASM domain peptide maturase: MNYFNVFSNIMITKGITRVLISDLQRNVSELYPLELHDLIEELKACSIEDVLSNYDEESKTIVQDYLDFLLEKEFGFITQDDWDKNFPPLSYEYQDYNILSNIFIELDTIDVLQTLQQSIENLEIKHMVIYCQRALLLEEFMEIDRMFARSPLEGIEIFSQFHETIDNDFIHALDKNTARIYNLVFYSCEKAPFRAKNSLRFTVTFTGESLKISSCGKVNLDYFSTNLPKVLEAVNHNSCLHKKIGIDVHGNIKNCPAMLQSYGNVKNTTLEQALNHKDFKKYWNVTKDDIKVCKDCEFRYICTDCRAYTERTDTDHDGRDISKPLKCGYDPYTGIWEDWSTHPLKKKAMDHYALSDKTKAS, translated from the coding sequence ATGAATTACTTCAATGTATTCAGCAATATCATGATCACCAAAGGGATCACCAGAGTACTGATTTCAGACCTTCAGAGGAATGTTTCAGAATTATATCCGCTTGAGCTGCATGATCTCATAGAAGAACTGAAAGCCTGTTCCATTGAAGATGTCCTCAGCAATTATGATGAGGAATCTAAGACAATCGTTCAGGACTATCTCGATTTTTTGCTGGAAAAAGAATTCGGCTTCATTACCCAAGACGACTGGGATAAAAACTTCCCGCCTCTGTCCTATGAATATCAGGACTACAATATATTGTCAAATATTTTTATAGAACTCGATACAATTGATGTTCTTCAAACCTTGCAGCAATCCATAGAAAATCTGGAAATAAAACATATGGTCATTTATTGCCAACGAGCGCTCCTGCTGGAAGAATTTATGGAAATTGACCGTATGTTTGCCCGTTCTCCACTAGAAGGCATCGAAATTTTCTCCCAGTTTCACGAGACCATCGACAATGATTTCATCCACGCTCTTGATAAAAATACGGCCAGAATTTATAACCTGGTTTTTTATAGCTGTGAAAAAGCTCCGTTCAGAGCTAAAAATAGTCTCAGATTTACTGTTACTTTTACGGGTGAGTCTCTGAAAATTTCATCATGTGGAAAAGTAAACCTGGATTATTTCAGCACCAATCTCCCGAAAGTCCTGGAAGCTGTTAACCATAATTCCTGCCTTCACAAAAAGATAGGAATAGACGTCCATGGTAATATCAAAAACTGTCCAGCTATGCTTCAGAGTTATGGCAATGTAAAAAACACAACATTGGAACAAGCGTTAAATCATAAGGATTTTAAAAAGTACTGGAACGTTACCAAGGATGATATTAAAGTCTGTAAGGATTGTGAATTCAGGTATATCTGTACAGACTGCAGGGCATATACGGAAAGAACCGATACCGATCATGACGGACGGGATATTTCCAAGCCTTTAAAATGCGGCTACGATCCTTACACAGGGATCTGGGAAGACTGGAGTACCCATCCGCTGAAAAAAAAAGCAATGGATCATTACGCATTATCAGATAAAACAAAAGCCAGCTGA
- a CDS encoding rhomboid family intramembrane serine protease: MNILILIIIVTAVISFIAFNNAAIFEQYKFNVGAIRNRKEYIRLISAGFLHADIMHLAFNMLTLYFFGPVVIDAFGNIGFLIIYLGSILLGNIFSLFLYQKQPWYSAIGASGGVSGILFAAIAMYPNIGIYFFFIPIAIPGFIFGLIYFGYSVYMMLNPRPHDNIGHAAHLGGAFFGVVYAILNQPATAMSNALYIGIMALPLIYLSYEIFIRKG, from the coding sequence ATGAACATTCTCATACTGATCATTATTGTTACTGCGGTTATCAGCTTCATTGCTTTTAATAATGCAGCCATTTTTGAACAATACAAGTTTAATGTAGGAGCCATCCGGAACAGGAAAGAATATATCCGCCTGATTTCTGCGGGTTTCCTGCATGCAGATATCATGCACCTTGCATTTAATATGCTTACGCTGTATTTTTTCGGTCCGGTGGTTATAGATGCTTTTGGTAATATAGGTTTTCTGATCATTTATCTTGGATCCATCCTGCTCGGGAATATTTTTTCATTGTTCCTGTATCAGAAACAGCCGTGGTATTCTGCCATCGGTGCCAGTGGAGGTGTCTCAGGCATCCTGTTTGCAGCTATCGCCATGTATCCCAATATCGGAATCTACTTTTTCTTTATCCCGATCGCTATTCCTGGATTTATTTTCGGACTGATCTATTTTGGGTATTCCGTATACATGATGCTGAATCCGAGGCCCCATGACAATATCGGGCATGCTGCCCATTTGGGAGGTGCTTTTTTCGGCGTAGTGTATGCCATCTTAAACCAGCCTGCGACAGCGATGAGCAATGCTTTATATATCGGAATCATGGCGCTGCCGCTGATTTACCTGAGCTATGAAATATTTATCAGGAAAGGATAG
- a CDS encoding DNA gyrase/topoisomerase IV subunit A — protein sequence MIEENPHDSESLKKVSGLYKDWFLDYASYVILDRAIPSVYDGFKPVQRRIMHSMRELEDGRYNKVANIVGNTMKYHPHGDASITDAMVQIGQKELLIDTQGNWGNIYTGDSAAAARYIEARLTPFALEVVFNPKTTEWAKSYDGRNNEPIDLPVKFPLLLAQGVEGIGVGLSTKILPHNFNELINASISYLKGKKFELYPDFITAGFLDVSEYNDGQRGGKVRARARITQTDKHTLVISELPYSKTTSDLIDSILKANEKGKIKIKKIEDNTSDSVEILIHLHNDVSPDKTIDALYAFTDCQVTISPNACVIVGDKPMFLNVSEILRMNTDHTVSLLKKELEIELHELQENWHFSSLERIFIENRIYHDIEEVKTWEEVLKTIDKGLKPHTKHLLRAVTEEDILRLTEIRIKRISRFDLNKFKENIAALEGKIEQVKHNLDHLITYAVSYYQNIQKKYGKDRQRRTELRIFDTIDATKVAVANEKFYANFEEGFIGTSLKKDQYLFDCSDIDDIITFRKDGSMKVVKVEPKTFIGKDLLHVAIWKKNDKRTVYNTIYREGKEGPYYMKRFSVTAVTRNTDYHLASDKKGSEFLYFSANPNGEAEKVTILLKPNPRIRKNKMDVDFSELGIKGRDTKGNLVTKYAVKKVDLKEEGVSTLAPRKIWFDDTVRRLNADGRGSLLGNFKGDDRILTVNTNGEAKLVSFDLGNRFDDDYLILEKWKPRQPITCIYYDADKEMYFIKRFLLENTPNVQTFMPSEHPKSFIENVIAANNATAEIVFAKDKGKEREPETVNIDEFIAVKGIKAIGNQFTKFKVKAINITIPETEEEEEPEPEEEPETNGNIDDEGGMIGDLFES from the coding sequence ATGATAGAAGAAAACCCGCATGACAGCGAGAGCCTTAAAAAAGTTTCAGGACTGTATAAAGACTGGTTTCTTGACTATGCTTCCTATGTAATCCTGGATAGGGCCATCCCATCCGTATATGACGGTTTCAAACCCGTTCAGCGGAGGATTATGCACTCTATGCGAGAACTGGAAGATGGCCGCTATAATAAAGTGGCCAATATTGTGGGAAATACCATGAAGTACCACCCTCACGGGGATGCTTCCATTACAGATGCAATGGTACAGATCGGGCAGAAGGAACTGCTGATTGATACCCAGGGAAACTGGGGAAATATCTATACCGGAGATTCTGCCGCGGCAGCCAGGTATATTGAAGCAAGGCTTACCCCTTTTGCTCTTGAAGTGGTCTTCAACCCCAAAACGACGGAATGGGCCAAATCCTACGACGGAAGGAATAATGAACCGATTGACCTGCCTGTAAAATTCCCGCTGCTGCTTGCACAGGGAGTAGAAGGGATCGGCGTGGGGCTTTCAACGAAGATCCTGCCCCATAATTTCAATGAGCTGATCAATGCCTCTATCTCATATCTTAAAGGCAAAAAGTTTGAGCTGTATCCCGATTTTATTACTGCAGGTTTCCTTGATGTTTCAGAATACAACGACGGCCAGAGAGGAGGCAAGGTAAGGGCACGGGCAAGGATCACCCAGACGGATAAGCATACCCTGGTTATTTCTGAGCTGCCTTATTCCAAAACGACCAGTGACCTGATCGATTCGATTCTTAAGGCTAATGAAAAAGGAAAAATCAAGATCAAAAAGATCGAGGACAATACGTCAGACAGCGTAGAAATCCTGATCCACCTTCACAATGATGTTTCACCGGACAAAACTATTGATGCATTATATGCATTTACGGATTGCCAGGTAACCATTTCACCGAATGCCTGCGTTATCGTTGGCGATAAGCCGATGTTCCTGAATGTGTCCGAAATCCTGAGGATGAATACGGACCATACGGTATCACTGCTGAAGAAAGAACTCGAAATCGAGCTTCACGAGCTTCAGGAAAACTGGCATTTCTCCTCGCTGGAAAGGATCTTTATTGAAAACAGGATCTACCACGATATTGAAGAAGTGAAAACCTGGGAAGAAGTCCTTAAGACCATTGATAAAGGGTTAAAGCCTCATACCAAACACCTTTTGCGCGCCGTGACAGAAGAAGATATCCTGAGGCTCACCGAGATCAGGATCAAAAGGATTTCAAGGTTTGACCTGAATAAATTCAAAGAGAATATTGCTGCGCTGGAAGGCAAGATTGAGCAGGTAAAACATAATCTGGACCATCTTATCACCTATGCTGTAAGCTACTATCAGAACATCCAGAAGAAGTATGGCAAAGACAGGCAGAGAAGGACCGAACTGAGGATTTTTGATACCATTGACGCTACCAAAGTAGCCGTAGCCAATGAAAAGTTCTATGCCAATTTTGAAGAAGGCTTTATCGGGACGTCACTGAAAAAAGACCAGTATCTGTTTGACTGTTCAGATATTGATGACATCATTACCTTCCGGAAAGACGGAAGCATGAAAGTAGTGAAGGTGGAACCGAAGACGTTTATCGGTAAAGATCTGCTGCATGTAGCCATTTGGAAGAAGAATGATAAAAGGACGGTATACAACACCATTTACCGTGAAGGCAAGGAAGGACCGTACTATATGAAAAGGTTTTCCGTAACGGCAGTGACCCGGAATACGGATTATCACCTGGCCTCGGATAAAAAAGGTTCTGAATTCCTGTATTTCTCTGCTAATCCTAATGGGGAAGCCGAAAAAGTCACTATTCTCCTTAAGCCCAATCCAAGGATCCGCAAGAACAAAATGGATGTTGATTTTTCTGAGCTTGGCATCAAGGGACGCGATACAAAAGGGAATCTGGTAACCAAGTATGCCGTAAAGAAAGTAGACCTGAAAGAAGAGGGTGTCTCTACACTGGCTCCGAGAAAAATATGGTTTGATGATACTGTAAGAAGACTGAATGCGGACGGAAGAGGTAGTCTCCTGGGCAATTTCAAGGGAGATGACAGGATTCTGACAGTCAACACCAACGGAGAGGCAAAGCTTGTATCCTTTGATCTTGGCAACCGTTTTGATGATGATTACCTGATCCTCGAAAAATGGAAGCCGAGGCAGCCGATTACATGTATTTATTATGATGCTGACAAGGAAATGTATTTCATCAAGAGGTTCCTCCTGGAAAATACCCCCAATGTACAGACCTTTATGCCTTCCGAACATCCGAAGTCATTCATCGAAAATGTAATTGCCGCGAACAATGCGACAGCTGAAATCGTTTTTGCAAAAGATAAAGGGAAAGAACGGGAACCCGAAACAGTGAATATCGATGAGTTTATTGCCGTAAAAGGGATTAAAGCCATCGGAAACCAGTTCACCAAGTTTAAAGTGAAGGCGATTAACATCACCATTCCTGAAACTGAGGAAGAAGAAGAGCCGGAGCCTGAAGAAGAGCCTGAGACCAACGGAAATATAGATGACGAAGGAGGGATGATCGGGGATCTTTTTGAAAGTTAA